One region of Nitrospinaceae bacterium genomic DNA includes:
- a CDS encoding CDP-alcohol phosphatidyltransferase, whose product MTGISSFREQGKERFLRITAPVCRFLSSLGVNPDLLSFTGLLLSMVAGLIYSGGFFFLGGLVLIVAGICDVLDGQMARQIGKLSAFGAFFDSVIDRYSELFVFLGLAWHFAGSVGEPGAIPGRWVVLVIILALSGSLMVSYTRARAEGLGVDCKVGWMQRPERITILVLGSLLSGLPSMGHFIMAGTLLIIAVLSNYTAVQRILHVKNQLAKKNQRT is encoded by the coding sequence ATGACAGGGATTTCCAGTTTTAGAGAGCAGGGCAAAGAACGGTTTCTCCGAATAACCGCTCCGGTTTGCCGCTTTCTCTCCAGTCTGGGCGTCAACCCTGATCTGCTTTCATTCACCGGTTTATTATTGAGTATGGTCGCGGGACTTATTTATAGCGGCGGTTTCTTTTTTTTGGGAGGACTGGTTTTAATCGTGGCGGGGATTTGCGACGTGTTGGACGGTCAAATGGCGAGACAGATCGGAAAACTTTCTGCGTTTGGGGCTTTCTTTGACAGTGTGATAGACCGGTACAGTGAATTGTTTGTTTTTCTGGGGTTGGCCTGGCATTTTGCCGGTTCCGTGGGTGAGCCGGGTGCGATCCCAGGGCGCTGGGTCGTGTTGGTCATTATTCTGGCTTTGTCCGGTTCGCTCATGGTGAGCTACACTCGCGCCCGCGCGGAAGGACTGGGAGTGGACTGCAAGGTCGGGTGGATGCAACGCCCCGAACGAATCACAATTCTGGTTTTGGGATCATTGTTGAGCGGACTTCCGTCTATGGGCCATTTTATTATGGCGGGGACTCTATTGATAATCGCTGTTCTGAGCAATTACACGGCCGTTCAGCGAATCCTGCACGTTAAGAACCAGCTTGCAAAAAAGAATCAGCGGACATGA
- a CDS encoding glycosyl hydrolase, translated as MSLNNIKQEAVRALVVLPTYNEAASLIQVVEALLNLPVHVDILVVDDSSPDGTANLAKNHPQFEKRLFLLLRPKKQGLATAYKEGFQWSLKRGYDVCMEMDSDLSHDPEDIPRLLKTIEQGADLAIGSRYLNGISVINWPLRRLIVSICAGIYTRMISGLPLTDPTGGFKAIHRRVIEALNWDEIKSDGYGFQIEVSFYAHKQGFRLEEIPIIFTERRDGESKFSFAIALEAAIRVLQLGLFERFKSAKNLAPFASGKKMKRSEIGGAPYPETLGKKTTEIE; from the coding sequence GTCGTTCTTCCCACCTACAACGAAGCGGCCAGCCTGATTCAGGTGGTGGAGGCGCTGTTGAATCTGCCGGTCCATGTGGATATTCTGGTCGTCGATGACTCCTCCCCCGATGGCACGGCGAACCTTGCGAAAAACCATCCACAATTTGAAAAAAGATTGTTTTTATTGCTGAGGCCGAAAAAACAAGGCTTGGCCACCGCCTATAAGGAGGGCTTTCAATGGAGTCTGAAGCGTGGATACGATGTTTGTATGGAAATGGACAGCGACCTTTCTCACGATCCCGAGGACATTCCACGATTGCTGAAAACCATCGAACAGGGCGCGGATCTCGCCATAGGCTCCCGCTATTTGAACGGTATCAGCGTGATCAACTGGCCGCTCAGACGTTTGATCGTCAGTATCTGCGCCGGCATTTATACCCGCATGATCTCAGGATTGCCGCTCACCGATCCCACCGGCGGGTTTAAAGCGATTCACCGCCGGGTGATCGAGGCATTGAATTGGGACGAAATAAAAAGCGATGGGTACGGATTTCAAATCGAAGTGAGTTTTTATGCACATAAACAGGGGTTTCGCCTTGAGGAGATCCCTATCATATTCACGGAACGCCGGGATGGGGAATCAAAATTCTCTTTTGCCATCGCCCTGGAAGCCGCGATAAGAGTCCTTCAACTGGGTTTGTTTGAGCGGTTTAAAAGCGCGAAAAACCTCGCCCCATTCGCGTCTGGAAAAAAAATGAAGCGATCAGAAATTGGAGGCGCGCCTTACCCGGAAACCCTGGGCAAAAAAACAACTGAAATCGAATAA